In Montipora capricornis isolate CH-2021 chromosome 4, ASM3666992v2, whole genome shotgun sequence, the DNA window ATAAGTTCGGAAAGTGCTGGCAGTGGCAGTTGATGAAGAGGATGAGGTGGAAGGCTTATTACGCAAATTTCATTTGCCGAAAGCCGTACGCCTGTGTGCGTGGATGCGAAGATTCGCGCACAACGCTCTCCGCAGCAGAGGTAAAACGCGTATCGAGGGACCGCTGACAACCCAAGAAACAAATCAGGTGAGACTTCATTGGGAGAGGCAGGCTCAGAAGAGTGGTGAAGTTGAAAAGGATCGAGTGGTGTTGAACTTGCAGTTAAATCAGGAAGGCATACTAGAGTGTCGGAGCCGACTGCAAGGAGACTAGCCAGTATATTTACCAGACACCAGTCTATATTCCCAGCGAATCGTGGAAGAAGCCCACCTACAAACTTTGCATGGGGGAGTGGGGGTAACGATGACCAAAGTCCGAAGCCGATACTGAATCCCTAAGCTAAGGAAGCTGGTGAAGAAAGTTCGTCGAAATTGCCACGGATGCAAAAGATTTCAAGCGATGGCTTACGCTGCTCCACCACCTGGACGCCTTCCAATCACCCTTACCGAAGGCGTTAACCCATTTCAAGTGATTGGGGTCGACTACACTGGTCCACTGCGATATCGCATATCCAAACAACGAGAAGGAAAGGCCTATGTTCTGTTATATGCCTGCAGTCTTACAAGGGGGGTCTACCTGGATCTATTGCCAAGTTTGGAAACGGAAGGATGCCTGACGAGTTTGAAGAAGTTCATCGGAAGGCGAGGGAGACCGGAACGAATTTATTCCGACAATGGGAGAACATTTATTGGTGCTGCAAAGTGGGTCAAGGCAGTGATGAAAGACGAGTGACGAATTACTTGTCAGTCAACCAAATCAAGTGGCAGTTTAACCTTAGCTGCGCCACATGGTGGGGTGGTCAGTTCAAGAGAATCATTAGTATAATGAAATCAGCGCTACACAAGCCAATAGGAAATGGAATGTTGAGTTGGAAGGAATTACAAGACGTTTTATTAGACATGGAAATCACCCTTAATAACCGACCATTGAGTTATCTGGAGGATGATCCTCAGTTACCTGTTCTGACTCCGAGTTCCATGCTGTTCGTGAATAGCAATGTGCTGCCAGAGTTACAACCTCATCATATTGAAAAGGCTGATCTCCGCAAACGAGCCAGGCACATGCTTAAGTGCAAGGAGGCGGTGTGGCGACGTTGGTCAAAGGAGTACCTGCGTAGCCTTCGAGAGAAACATCGTGGCCAAGCAACCGCTCAGGGAAACGCACCTGCCATTGGTGATATAGTTATAGTACAAGCGGAAGAAAGGAACAGGGGCAAATGGCCGCTAGGCATAGTTGAAAATGTCATAGTTGGGACTGATGGAGTAGTCAGAGGAGCCGTATTGCGCTCAGGGAAGTCCCACATTGAACGGGCAGTCCAACATTTGTATCCGTTAGAGCTCTCGTGTGATAGACAGGGACCACACCTAGCGGAGTTGAATCCACAAGCTCAACCATTCCAACCAAGAAGAGATGCGGCCGTTGCAGCTCGCCTGCCAGTACAGAACATTGCTAGAGATGAACTTTTATTCTGAAGTTGATAACTATTTCAGTTAGACTGAACTTTTATCTAATATCGAGAACTGTTAGgagtttcatttcttttatgtGATTATAGTGATTAATTAGATTTTCGAGACATATCTCTCCTTCGGAGATGTATGGGGGGAGTGTGTCGTGATTTTGTACAATGTCGTTACGAAATAAGAGAACGTGTTCTAAAGATTGACATTTTTCAAGGCGTGTCGCCTACATGCGTCCTTTATGAAGTATTACAACGGAAATAGGTTAATGTTACACACGAGAAAGAAATCAATCGAAACAAAAAGGTAAAGCGAACTGATCTTCAGTGAGAATAATTTATAAGAGAGAGAGGTTTTCTTGATCCAATTAAATCAATTTATGACAATCCAAATAGGGGACTGAGCCAAACAGACTCAGGAAAATTTAAACAAaagcaaatattttatttgatctTACAAAAGCATACAAAATGGCTTTTGAAATCCTTTTTCCTGCTTTTCagagttttgttttcacttgcttttgattattacgaattcGGAGTAAGCAAAAGATAGAACAAACAACTGAGCAATATCAACAAAacatcatgtatgtttcagGGCTTTTATTCCTTTAAAGATATTTCAATATTATTGCCTGCTACTGTACTaaggagattcatcaatgaacaatgtcctTCCAAAAAGCTCTGAGATAGTAAAGTAGATTATTACGTACAATACATGTATTCCTAACCCCAACCtcaatgctaaccatttaaaatcaatGCCTATACTTAAAAACCATTGGGGTTATATAAGTTACTCACGAAAAATTTAAGCTACATCAAATTCATCCACTCTCCTCCAAATATACATACACTTTCTAATAACTGTTGGATTTTCATTTATCTGTACTTCTTGCAATTGCAACCTAGATTGAAAAcattttaacctaggttgaaacaaagggAAGTCAAATTTAACCATCAACATATGAAGATCGTAATTGTCAGTTGTAATATGTTTTATTATATCCCCAATCTGGTGATGGAAGGATTTAGGTCGGGAAAAGCTGTAAGTAGTCTTTCCTTAAACCTTGAGGTACTGATTCTTCCAGGCCTCTTGCGAGGACAGCCAGTTTAAAGACCACTGCATCATGCTCATCTCTGCTATGATCAATGAAGGCAATTAAGAGTGAATTTCACCTATTACCAAACTGACGCCGGCAGAAATCGAAATATCAATTTTTCTGTATTTTCGTCAAGGTATAGCCCTTAGGTAGATATGAAATGTGATATAGTTTTTTCCCGCTTGAAACGCTTTGAATtcgagaaaatcaagaaaaacgaaTTTCGCCCCGACTATGGCCAAATTGGTCGAACGCAATGGCTGAAAATCAGAAATCTAAACTCATTTTGCGTTCGCGTATCAAAAAGAACCAAAACTTCCCGATACTTTTGCTTGAAAGACAAAGTATTCGGCTATGAAAAACAGGCTGTAACTTGTCTTGAACCCCTGTCAATAAAAAATCctcaaatgtttaaaaattgcCTTTGTTTACTCTGCTGATTATCccagtttaaagataaaattcgGAGATATTTTTCGACATGTGCCATAACTCCAAATTCCCTCAAACTTGGCCAGTGTAAACATTTTATGATGGTCTAAAACATGTATCAAAATCAGCTTGGGTTCTTCTTCGAGTGGTTTTTGAGGGGCCGCTGAAAAAGCAACATTTTAATGAAAACATCAGCTAAAATAAACCGGCAATTGTTTGAGGACAGAAGGGTATGAGCTTTTAACGACCTTGTATTATTAGTTATTTGTACAGATTAGCAATTTGCTTGCTTTCACTTATAGTATGCTGGGAAAACAATTCAATCTCAACACCAAATTAATCGAAATAAGTGTTTCGTGAGCAGTTCGAATTATTCGCCATTCACTTGGAAAAGAGATGTTGATTTCACATCTAAGAAACCGGAAGTCGATATACTATGCTACACTGTTGAAAATCACTCTTTGGACTTGAACTTCTATCCAGAACAATTCACTAGGCCTTAACTATTGATCCAGACGATCTTTTTGAACGCAACTGCTTTAATCACTCGAAAAACAGTGAACTTAACAAGGACCACAAAACGCTAGTCAACCGACGAAGATTACAcaatcgaagaggaatttgcaggcgaggttgcctggcttttcattgtcattaaaaCGAGGATTTTACATAACAATCTAAAATTAGAACGTAAGTATAACATGGTTTTGTCCATAGTCATCAACTGTCACGATATGTTCAAGTTAATTCGCTAGAGTGTCTATTTCCAACATACACAGCCTCCAAGTAATAAAATATAACATCACTGAAAGATATGTCAACTGAACTAAAGCATAACGTTTTATGTTAGGTACCAGGTACTGAAGAAATTACCCTGAAAAGCCCGAACTCTTTGGAAGTAATGAAAGAGCCGGGAGTGCATCTATGGCCACCTACATTTGGGAACCAAACTAAATTCCTCTGAACTCCGTCTTCAAGTTTGTCTTAGTTAATTAGGCcgagataatttttttcttaaatgggAAAATACTATCAATTTGAAGCTTAGGTGCGATTGAAAATTTTGTGAGAAAAGAAGTCCCGTAAGAGAtatcaatttttattgttaatttaaatCACAAGCCACGCTTTTTTTTCATGAATCACGAATCATTCCCGTGAAATTAATTATGTTTTTGTTGTGTTAGCCTCTTATCGAATACATTGAATTCTAACTAAAAAGACATGGGGAAGGAAACTCATCGAGCCGAGAGGTTACCGGATTCAAGGTGCGTGAAGGTTTTCTATGAATGCCTGAGGTCATGAACAACTACCTAACGGGACACCCTGTGGCCATGGAAGACAAAAGCTATCCGTGGAGAGCTGTGGAGGAGCCAGCCTTAGATGTATCTGTGCAGTATTATAACAAGAGGCATGGCATATAATCCAAGCTCAGTCAAGCTCAGTCACTGTGTTACTTCTGACAGGAACAGTCCTTACCAAAAGCAACCAAAAGATCCAAGTATGGCTTCTTTCGTCTCACCTTTACATGGCTTGTGTCTATTtcaaaaaagttgcaaaattcttTCAGCATTTGAATAGAAAATGAAGAGAGCTTAGAGGAACTAATTAGATCACATATGTTGTAGCAGTTGTAGCAGGAAATCCCACGTTTCGCAAACCAATCCGTCTGGCTCTCTCTAAACTTTCGCGGAAGGAACCTCATGGCCCAGTCCTGAACTAAAAGAACGGAAGTGTTGTCTAGTGCATTCACTATGTCCAATCTTGCTTCTTCTTGATTAACTGACCGCAGTAGATGCGCTTTCCAGCTCACGATGTCTTGCTTAGCCTTTCCCATTACAAAACGAAGCTCCTCTTTCAGTTCATCCGCAGCGAGTGTCTCAATTGCAGCCTTGATGTCGTCTATGGTCTTCGTAAGATCATCGCATTTGTCACAATAGGTTCTGTGCTCATGTGAACACTGGGACTGATAATCGCGGTCGGTAGGGTTGTTTAGGGCATAGACGCGACAGTGATCAGGGACGTCTGAGCTCTCTGAGACATGAACCTGTAAAGGGAAATAAACACAATGAGCACTTTGCTGCTAACGATTACCTGGTACAAAATCCACCATGCTAATGAGAGCACGCTGCGTAGAAGGATATCCGAAACAAAGCGGTCGCGATCAGACAATTTTTACCTTTCCTTCTTTCTAATGCCTCTGTGACGTGCGTGGCTTGTTCTCCAATACGTGATGGTAGGCTGCACAAAGGCCTATCACCGTCGTCTACCTTAAAAACCTCAAAGTAGTCTAAAGGCCGGGACGGGGTAGCGTAGAGTGCATTCAGGAGGAGGACAAATGAATTTATATTACACTTTTCAGCCCTATTTTCGTCCTTGTGGTTGTCGTGAAATATCACCGTAGCCAGAATTCCAGATTTCCATCAACGTCATATGCATTGCCGtgatatcttcatttcccaCGTTCGAATGTTGGAAATCGATATTCATTTGAAAGCAACGAATTCAATGTCGGCGTAAGTTGCTACCTCATGCGTTATTCCAAAAAAATAAAGACCAGGTAACCTCAATACTCATACCTTGTAATCACTCTTTAGGTAGCGCTTGCATTTCTTTAGgtgttctttcttttcctttgcccaTGACATCCCCATATCCATTTCTCCCAAACGCTCAGCAACACTTTCAAGGTTATCGAAGGCCTGTGCACCCGCCGAGCTAATGTAATCTATTCCCTGTAACGATTTTCGAGTGGAAGCAGGGCATACTTGGAGAACTCGCAGAAGAGTACTACGACTCAAAGGAGTGAAGTTTTCCTCCTTTGAATAGGCCT includes these proteins:
- the LOC138046348 gene encoding uncharacterized protein, giving the protein MPDEFEEVHRKARETGTNLFRQWENIYWCCKVGQGSDERRVTNYLSVNQIKWQFNLSCATWWGGQFKRIISIMKSALHKPIGNGMLSWKELQDVLLDMEITLNNRPLSYLEDDPQLPVLTPSSMLFVNSNVLPELQPHHIEKADLRKRARHMLKCKEAVWRRWSKEYLRSLREKHRGQATAQGNAPAIGDIVIVQAEERNRGKWPLGIVENVIVGTDGVVRGAVLRSGKSHIERAVQHLYPLELSCDRQGPHLAELNPQAQPFQPRRDAAVAARLPVQNIARDELLF